Proteins from a genomic interval of Lolium perenne isolate Kyuss_39 chromosome 1, Kyuss_2.0, whole genome shotgun sequence:
- the LOC127300489 gene encoding uncharacterized protein produces the protein MQGDMPMLRYFARLKEYADQLADLGFPVDDKAQVMNMFRGLNPRYFYAIPILTMQLPFPSFLRCRAFLILEESRLNMAAAPPSDVALHASRAPPSGHNTSAPTNVTTNGGAARTGNGNGNRNRRGKGKAVQTAGDSGGSSSGSSSTGGPTVGRIVQMPAPTSNPWTGMVHAWPMPWRPHAPGAGVLGPRPGAPSPFAGHAAHQQPFAGHVVQQQQPPMQPSASPYYNGPTWDQAALVQALNNMSIQQQQAPPAPTGEWYLDTGASSHMSNNPGSSNQDGDPPM, from the exons ATGCAGGGCGATatgccgatgctgcgctacttcgCCCGCCTCAAGGAGTACGCCGATCAGCTGGCCGACCTCGGCTTCCCCGTCGACGACAAGGCCCAGGTGATGAACATGTTTCGCGGTCTCAACCCGCGCTACTTCTACGCCATTCCCATCCTCACCATGCAGCTGCCGTTCCCGTCGTTCCTCCGCTGCCGTGCCTTCCTCATCCTCGAGGAGTCCCGCCTCAACATGGCCGCTGCTCCACCATCTGATGTTGCCCTGCACGCCAGCCGTGCACCACCTAGCGGCCACAACACCAGCGCCCCCACCAACGTCACCACCAACGGGGGCGCCGCACGCACTGGCAACGGCAACGGCAACCGCAACCGCAGAGGCAAAGGCAAGGCCGTGCAGACCGCTGGCGACTCCGGCGGCTCCTCCAGCGGATCCTCCTCCACTGGCGGCCCAACTGTTGGTCGCATCGTCCAGATGCCTGCACCAACCTCCAACCCGTGGACCGGCATGGTCCATGCATGGCCCATGCCTTGGCGCCCGCACGCTCCAGGTGCTGGTGTTCTTGGCCCGCGCCCTGGCGCCCCTTCGCCCTTCGCCGGCCACGCCGCACATCAGCAGCCGTTCGCCGGCCACGtcgtgcagcagcagcagccgccgATGCAGCCCTCGGCCTCGCCCTACTACAACGGCCCCACCTGGGACCAGGCCGCCCTGGTGCAGGCCCTGAACAACATGAGCATCCAACAGCAGCAGGCGCCGCCGGCACCCACAGGCGAGTGGTACCTCGACACGGGCGCGTCTTCGCACATGTCCAACAACCCCG GATCGAGCAACCAGGACGGTGATCCTCCGATGTAA